Proteins from one Choloepus didactylus isolate mChoDid1 unplaced genomic scaffold, mChoDid1.pri zz_scaffold_223_ctg1, whole genome shotgun sequence genomic window:
- the PVALEF gene encoding parvalbumin-like EF-hand-containing protein isoform X1, translated as MSWGSDTHHAGAVGFPAGLASTRAMDMDFAHMKAALAMGTSLLDKDIELLPPDMRHHGAFNHLNFFEHMRKFQALGQLDAVIRKAFQTLDKDRSGFIEWNEIKYILSTVPSSGPTAPLTDEEAEAIMLAADADGDGRINFEEFSDFIKKEKIPKK; from the exons ATGTCCTGGGGCAGTGACACCCACCACGCGGGGGCTGTTGGATTCCCCGCAGGCCTGGCCTCCACCAG GGCGATGGACATGGACTTCGCCCACATGAAGGCAGCCTTGGCCATGGGCACGTCCCTCTTGGACAAGGACATTGAGCTGCTGCCCCCAGACATGAGGCACCACG GTGCCTTCAACCACCTCAACTTCTTCGAGCACATGCGGAAGTTCCAGGCCTTGGGGCAGCTGGACGCCGTGATCCGCAAGGCCTTCCAGACGCTGGACAAGGACAGGAGCGGCTTCATCGAGTGGAATGAGATCAA GTACATCCTGTCCACCGTCCCCAGCAGTGGGCCCACTGCCCCCCTGACAGACGAGGAAGCAGAGGCCATTATGCTGGCGGCTGACGCAGACGGGGACGGCAGGATCAACTTTGAAG